One Alphaproteobacteria bacterium LSUCC0396 genomic region harbors:
- a CDS encoding VacJ family lipoprotein, translating to MFASPENIARKARLLPLMAMIVVAACSSVPETERTDQRDPYEASNRKAFAFNMAVDTHLLEPAASSYRKLMPMAGRRAIDNHVDWTGLPATTFNSTLQGRFENAGLSAIHFTINSLTLGLIDLTENPKAVKEQDFGQTLASFDVPEGNYLMVPLLGPNTSRSLTGRIVDGVTNPMSFLKAGSSIGTMQSLRTPVAVVAQRANLFEPLNDVKYNSLDPYARTRSLYYQGRAGRINAKIGKPTDNRTTDDQFESFLENPK from the coding sequence ATGTTTGCATCACCAGAAAACATCGCACGCAAAGCCCGCCTTTTGCCGTTGATGGCAATGATCGTCGTGGCTGCGTGTAGTTCTGTTCCCGAGACCGAACGTACCGACCAGCGTGACCCCTATGAAGCATCCAATCGGAAAGCCTTTGCCTTTAACATGGCGGTTGACACACATCTGCTGGAACCAGCGGCTAGCAGCTATCGAAAGCTAATGCCAATGGCTGGACGCCGTGCCATTGACAATCACGTTGACTGGACGGGGCTTCCCGCCACCACATTCAATTCAACCCTGCAAGGCCGGTTTGAAAATGCCGGACTTTCAGCGATACATTTTACTATTAACAGCCTGACACTCGGCCTGATTGACCTGACCGAGAACCCAAAGGCGGTGAAGGAACAGGATTTTGGCCAGACATTGGCGTCATTTGATGTGCCTGAAGGCAATTATCTGATGGTACCGCTGCTCGGCCCCAACACAAGCCGCAGCCTGACCGGGCGGATTGTTGATGGGGTGACGAACCCGATGTCGTTCCTGAAAGCCGGCAGTTCGATTGGGACCATGCAGTCATTGCGCACCCCGGTAGCCGTTGTTGCCCAGCGCGCAAACCTGTTTGAACCCCTTAATGATGTGAAATATAATTCGCTTGATCCGTATGCCCGCACCCGCTCGCTTTATTATCAGGGACGGGCCGGCCGGATTAATGCCAAGATCGGTAAGCCAACCGACAACCGCACAACCGACGATCAGTTTGAGTCATTCCTCGAGAATCCAAAATGA
- a CDS encoding phospholipid-binding protein MlaC, whose protein sequence is MMILTQTLKMLTTVKRWLGKKLMVICLLPMALAGLPAHADSQINAATEVITKMIGEVEAYLATDSGDVAKRTQNIAQLFDTHFDLEGIARFSAGPYWRAATDQERITYIQTMRDVMVGTVVRNFDQLSGLNFTTIDSQAKGEKMVLVRGTFNDATGKRPPVSVSWRVITPSAAPAKVLDVEIENISMLVTQKQENIAIIRKNEGRFSALIEAMKERRQSR, encoded by the coding sequence ATGATGATTTTGACACAAACCCTTAAAATGCTGACGACAGTAAAGCGCTGGCTTGGCAAAAAGCTGATGGTAATCTGCCTTTTACCGATGGCGTTGGCTGGCCTGCCTGCCCATGCCGACAGCCAAATCAATGCTGCCACCGAGGTTATCACCAAGATGATTGGCGAGGTCGAAGCATATCTTGCCACTGATTCTGGTGATGTTGCGAAACGCACGCAAAATATCGCCCAGCTTTTTGACACGCATTTTGATTTAGAGGGCATCGCCCGTTTTTCGGCTGGGCCTTACTGGCGCGCCGCCACCGATCAGGAACGCATCACCTATATCCAGACCATGCGCGATGTGATGGTTGGTACAGTGGTGCGTAATTTCGACCAATTATCGGGGCTGAATTTCACCACTATCGACAGTCAGGCAAAGGGCGAGAAGATGGTGCTGGTGCGCGGTACATTCAATGATGCCACCGGCAAACGCCCACCAGTTTCAGTCAGCTGGCGCGTCATCACACCCAGTGCAGCACCGGCAAAGGTTCTCGATGTCGAAATTGAGAACATCTCGATGTTGGTGACCCAAAAACAGGAAAATATTGCCATTATCCGCAAAAATGAAGGCCGGTTTTCCGCACTGATTGAGGCCATGAAAGAACGCCGCCAATCCCGCTAA
- the ettA gene encoding energy-dependent translational throttle protein EttA, which produces MASHQYVYVMNRLSKAWPGGKEVLKNISLSFLPGAKIGVLGLNGSGKSTLLKIMAGIETEFQGEAWAADGIKVGYLAQEPELNPSLDVAGNVLAGMGRAKQLVDRFNEVSAKFAEEMTDDEMNAVIAEQAELQEEIDAINAWDLERKAEIAMDALRVPPGDADVTKLSGGEKRRVALCQLLLSAPDMLLLDEPTNHLDAESVAWLQKFLHDFPGTVVTITHDRYFLDEVAGWILELDRGAGIPYEGNYSGWLEQKQKRLEQEGRADDARVKSLSRELEWVRAAPKARQAKSKARINAYEKLLADDQQRQVDVARISIPAGPRLGDVVINANGLRKAFGDRLLIDDLSFRLPPGGIVGVIGPNGAGKTTLFRMITGDEAADAGDFAVGETVKLGYVDQSRDALDDKQTVWQVISDGMEDIQLGKRTMQSRAYVGQFNFKGGDQQKTVGQLSGGERNRVHLARMLKSGANLLLLDEPTNDLDVDTLRALEEALLEFAGCAVVVSHDRWFLNRIATHILAFEGDSHVEWFEGNYEAYEADKKRRLGADADRPTRIKYKPISR; this is translated from the coding sequence ATGGCAAGCCATCAGTATGTTTATGTAATGAATCGCTTAAGCAAGGCTTGGCCCGGTGGTAAGGAAGTTCTGAAAAATATCAGCCTGTCATTCCTGCCCGGTGCCAAAATTGGTGTCTTGGGCTTGAACGGGTCTGGTAAATCAACATTGTTGAAAATCATGGCGGGTATCGAGACCGAATTCCAAGGCGAGGCTTGGGCCGCCGATGGGATTAAGGTTGGTTATCTGGCGCAGGAGCCGGAACTGAATCCATCATTGGATGTGGCGGGGAATGTGCTGGCCGGCATGGGGCGCGCGAAACAGCTGGTCGACCGGTTTAACGAGGTTAGCGCGAAATTTGCCGAAGAAATGACCGATGATGAAATGAATGCAGTCATCGCTGAACAGGCGGAACTCCAAGAAGAAATTGACGCGATTAATGCGTGGGATCTCGAGCGCAAGGCCGAAATCGCGATGGATGCGTTGCGGGTGCCGCCGGGCGACGCCGACGTAACAAAACTGTCGGGTGGTGAAAAGCGCCGTGTTGCGCTGTGCCAATTATTGCTAAGCGCGCCTGATATGCTGCTGCTTGACGAGCCGACAAACCATCTGGACGCCGAGTCTGTTGCCTGGTTGCAGAAGTTTTTGCATGACTTCCCCGGCACGGTTGTGACGATTACGCATGATCGCTATTTCCTTGACGAGGTTGCTGGCTGGATTCTTGAACTTGATCGCGGTGCTGGTATTCCCTATGAGGGTAATTATTCGGGCTGGCTTGAGCAAAAGCAGAAGCGGCTTGAGCAGGAAGGCCGGGCTGATGATGCGCGGGTTAAATCATTGTCGCGTGAACTGGAATGGGTGCGCGCGGCACCAAAGGCGCGTCAGGCCAAGTCAAAGGCGCGGATTAATGCTTATGAAAAGCTGCTTGCCGATGATCAGCAGCGCCAAGTTGATGTGGCGCGAATTTCAATTCCGGCAGGCCCGCGCCTTGGCGATGTGGTGATCAATGCAAATGGTCTTCGCAAGGCTTTTGGCGATAGATTGTTAATTGATGATCTGTCATTCCGTTTGCCGCCGGGCGGTATTGTTGGGGTGATTGGCCCGAACGGTGCCGGTAAAACCACATTATTCCGGATGATTACCGGCGATGAAGCCGCTGATGCCGGTGATTTTGCTGTCGGGGAAACGGTAAAGCTGGGCTATGTCGATCAGTCACGCGATGCGCTGGACGACAAACAGACCGTTTGGCAGGTTATCTCTGACGGGATGGAAGATATTCAGCTTGGCAAGCGCACCATGCAGTCGCGCGCCTATGTCGGCCAATTCAATTTTAAAGGTGGCGACCAGCAAAAGACGGTCGGCCAGCTGTCCGGCGGTGAACGCAACCGCGTGCATTTGGCACGTATGCTGAAATCAGGCGCTAACCTTCTGCTGCTTGACGAGCCAACCAACGATCTTGATGTTGATACGCTGCGGGCCCTTGAAGAGGCGCTTTTGGAGTTTGCCGGCTGCGCTGTTGTGGTCAGCCACGACCGCTGGTTCCTTAACCGGATTGCAACCCATATTCTGGCATTTGAAGGCGATAGCCATGTTGAATGGTTTGAGGGCAATTACGAAGCCTATGAAGCCGATAAAAAGCGCCGTCTTGGGGCTGATGCTGATCGGCCAACACGGATCAAATATAAACCGATTTCACGCTAG
- a CDS encoding RluA family pseudouridine synthase: MTYSSDDPSTRLVHLAADDVPADRIDRFLTAHFGTPSQPLSRSRIKALILDGQLSEDGRTLTDPSAPVKPGATYLLILPPPVDAVPKAENIALNILFEDAHLIVLDKPAGLVVHPAPGSLTGTLVNALIAHCGPSLTGIGGVMRPGIVHRLDKDTSGTMVVAKTDAAHHGLTGMFAAHDLDRRYQALVWGTNVERDGIIDQPIGRASFDRKRQAVTTKGRNAVTHWQLLRRFPPFGSHIECRLETGRTHQIRVHMAHIGHGVIGDPLYGRAPRAGQMPDNLARTGLSQMRAFGRQALHAAHLGFAHPITGEPLEFATPLPDDMAALLALMDRTVLDRATGKTHPSE; the protein is encoded by the coding sequence ATGACCTATTCCTCTGATGATCCATCAACCCGTCTCGTTCATCTTGCCGCTGACGATGTTCCCGCAGACCGCATTGACCGGTTTCTGACAGCCCATTTTGGCACGCCAAGCCAGCCATTGTCACGCAGCCGGATTAAGGCGCTGATCCTTGACGGGCAGCTTAGCGAAGATGGCCGCACCCTAACCGATCCATCGGCACCGGTCAAACCCGGCGCGACCTATCTGTTGATTTTACCGCCACCTGTCGACGCCGTGCCAAAAGCGGAAAATATCGCGCTGAATATACTTTTTGAGGATGCGCATCTGATTGTCCTCGACAAGCCAGCCGGCCTCGTGGTTCACCCGGCGCCCGGCTCGTTAACCGGCACATTGGTCAATGCGTTGATTGCACATTGCGGGCCATCGCTTACCGGCATTGGCGGGGTTATGCGGCCGGGCATCGTCCATCGCCTTGATAAGGACACCTCTGGCACCATGGTTGTTGCCAAAACCGATGCGGCGCATCATGGCCTGACCGGAATGTTTGCCGCGCATGATCTTGACCGGCGGTATCAGGCACTTGTCTGGGGCACAAATGTTGAACGTGATGGCATTATTGACCAGCCGATTGGCCGCGCCAGCTTTGATCGCAAACGCCAAGCCGTCACGACAAAAGGGCGCAATGCCGTAACGCATTGGCAATTGCTGCGCCGCTTTCCCCCGTTTGGATCACATATCGAATGCCGTCTGGAAACTGGTCGGACACATCAAATTCGTGTTCACATGGCGCATATTGGCCATGGGGTAATTGGCGACCCGCTATATGGGCGGGCGCCACGCGCCGGTCAGATGCCAGATAATCTGGCACGCACCGGCCTGTCGCAAATGCGCGCCTTTGGACGGCAGGCATTGCACGCTGCACATCTTGGGTTTGCCCATCCGATCACCGGCGAGCCTCTAGAGTTTGCAACACCGCTTCCCGATGATATGGCGGCACTTTTAGCACTGATGGACCGCACGGTTTTGGATCGCGCTACCGGCAAAACCCACCCATCTGAATAG
- the rpoH gene encoding RNA polymerase sigma factor RpoH, whose protein sequence is MVAKATLPALSPDGNLSRYLEQIRAFPMLEPGEEYMLAKSWKEKGDVQAAHKLVTSHLRLVAKIAMGYRGYGLPVADLISEGNLGMMHAVKKFEPEKGFRLATYAMWWIKAAIQEYILRSWSLVKIGTTAGQKKLFFNLRRIKGQIQAIDDGDLKPEQVTQIATQLDVSEAEVISMNQRMAGNDRSLNLPLSRDGEGSGEWQDWLEDDSTDQETTFAEQEEYGARRDLMVVAMQGLNPREQRILEARRLAEPPLTLEDLAAEFDVSRERIRQIEVRAFEKLQKAVRDKAEELQLLPHHSGAS, encoded by the coding sequence ATGGTCGCAAAAGCAACGCTTCCCGCGCTAAGTCCTGATGGCAACCTTTCACGCTATCTTGAGCAAATTCGCGCCTTTCCAATGCTGGAACCGGGCGAAGAATATATGCTTGCCAAATCATGGAAAGAAAAAGGGGACGTTCAGGCCGCGCACAAGCTGGTTACCAGCCATTTGCGGCTTGTTGCCAAAATTGCGATGGGCTATCGCGGCTATGGGCTGCCAGTTGCCGATCTGATTTCTGAGGGCAATCTTGGCATGATGCATGCGGTCAAAAAGTTCGAACCGGAAAAGGGGTTTCGGCTGGCTACCTATGCGATGTGGTGGATCAAGGCAGCGATTCAGGAATATATTCTCCGGTCATGGTCGCTGGTCAAAATTGGCACGACAGCCGGTCAGAAAAAGCTGTTTTTCAACCTGCGCCGGATAAAGGGCCAAATTCAGGCCATTGATGATGGTGATCTGAAACCAGAACAGGTTACCCAGATTGCCACCCAGCTTGACGTGTCCGAAGCCGAGGTTATCTCGATGAATCAGCGTATGGCGGGCAATGACCGGTCGCTGAACTTGCCTCTAAGCCGCGATGGTGAAGGCAGCGGCGAATGGCAGGACTGGCTAGAGGATGACAGCACTGATCAGGAAACCACGTTTGCCGAACAGGAAGAATATGGCGCCCGCCGCGATCTGATGGTGGTGGCGATGCAGGGATTGAACCCGCGCGAACAACGCATTCTCGAAGCCCGCAGGCTGGCAGAGCCGCCGCTGACCCTAGAAGACCTCGCTGCTGAGTTCGATGTCAGCCGTGAACGGATCCGCCAGATCGAGGTGCGCGCCTTTGAAAAGCTGCAAAAGGCGGTTCGCGACAAGGCCGAAGAATTACAGCTATTGCCGCATCACAGCGGGGCTAGTTAG
- a CDS encoding adenylosuccinate synthase, whose translation MTNVAVIGAQWGDEGKGKIVDWLSSRADVVVRFQGGHNAGHTLVIDGVEYKLSLLPSGIVRPGKLSVIGNGVVIDPAHLLKEIGILRDQGAVISPSSLLVSESAALILPVHQAVDAAREALRGAAKIGTTGRGIGPAYEDKVARRAIRLGDLASDDVMSEKLAALVAHHNVWLAAAGQLLADADKMKADLVAMRDELLSYTGQSWRCLADARVANKRVLFEGAQGVMLDIDHGTYPFVTSSNTVAGQAATGSGTGPTDIGFVLGITKAYTTRVGSGPFPTEDFGTDGDRMGERGREFGTVTGRKRRCGWFDAVMVRQAGHVAGISGMALTKLDVLDGFETLKICVGYKVEGSDTVMDYFPSDAGAQAACKPVYEEMPGWSDSTYGARSWAELPANAVKYIRRVEELTKLPVTLLSTSPERDDTILVKDPFEG comes from the coding sequence ATGACAAATGTAGCAGTTATCGGTGCGCAATGGGGCGATGAAGGCAAAGGCAAGATTGTCGATTGGCTGTCAAGTCGTGCTGATGTTGTTGTCAGATTTCAGGGTGGTCACAATGCTGGCCATACACTGGTGATCGACGGTGTTGAATATAAATTGTCATTGCTGCCATCCGGGATTGTGCGGCCGGGAAAGCTGTCGGTTATCGGTAATGGCGTGGTCATTGATCCGGCGCATTTGCTAAAAGAAATTGGCATTCTGCGTGATCAGGGCGCGGTGATTAGCCCATCTAGCCTGCTGGTTTCAGAATCTGCGGCGCTGATCCTGCCGGTTCATCAGGCGGTTGATGCTGCGCGTGAGGCGCTTCGTGGCGCTGCAAAAATTGGTACAACCGGACGCGGCATTGGCCCGGCTTATGAAGATAAGGTTGCGCGGCGTGCGATTCGTCTTGGCGATCTGGCGTCGGATGATGTGATGTCGGAAAAGCTGGCGGCGCTTGTTGCGCATCACAATGTCTGGCTTGCCGCCGCGGGTCAGCTGCTTGCCGATGCCGATAAGATGAAGGCCGATCTCGTTGCGATGCGCGATGAATTGCTGTCTTACACCGGCCAAAGCTGGCGCTGTCTTGCGGATGCACGGGTGGCAAATAAACGGGTGCTGTTTGAGGGTGCACAAGGCGTCATGCTTGATATCGATCATGGCACTTATCCGTTCGTGACCTCCAGCAATACAGTGGCAGGTCAGGCGGCCACCGGATCAGGCACTGGTCCAACAGATATCGGCTTTGTTCTTGGTATCACCAAAGCCTATACAACCCGCGTTGGCAGTGGCCCGTTCCCGACCGAGGATTTTGGCACTGATGGCGACCGGATGGGCGAAAGAGGCCGTGAATTTGGAACCGTCACGGGTCGCAAACGGCGGTGCGGCTGGTTCGATGCGGTAATGGTACGCCAAGCGGGCCATGTTGCGGGCATTAGCGGCATGGCATTGACCAAGCTGGATGTTCTTGACGGATTTGAAACCTTAAAGATTTGTGTTGGCTATAAGGTTGAAGGTAGCGATACCGTAATGGATTACTTCCCCTCAGATGCAGGCGCACAGGCCGCATGCAAACCGGTCTATGAGGAAATGCCCGGTTGGTCAGACAGCACCTATGGTGCGCGCAGCTGGGCCGAATTGCCGGCCAATGCGGTGAAATATATCCGCCGTGTCGAAGAATTGACAAAGCTGCCGGTGACGTTGCTGTCAACTAGCCCCGAGCGTGACGATACGATTCTGGTTAAAGACCCGTTTGAGGGCTAA